The following are encoded in a window of Roseimaritima ulvae genomic DNA:
- a CDS encoding winged helix-turn-helix transcriptional regulator, with amino-acid sequence MVALLRKIEAGVQRPGQLERAIDGMTAKVLSERLRRLVEHGVVEKTSYPEIPPRVEYALSPFGRRLLEIIDEVETLQKHARVGRTRLTE; translated from the coding sequence ATGGTGGCTCTGCTTCGAAAAATCGAAGCAGGCGTTCAGCGACCGGGGCAATTGGAGCGGGCTATCGACGGAATGACAGCGAAAGTCCTTTCGGAGCGATTAAGACGGCTCGTCGAGCACGGGGTTGTCGAGAAGACCAGTTATCCAGAGATTCCGCCACGTGTTGAATATGCGTTGTCCCCGTTTGGCCGGAGGTTGCTAGAAATCATTGACGAAGTAGAGACTCTTCAGAAGCACGCTCGTGTGGGGCGGACGAGACTCACCGAATGA
- a CDS encoding AI-2E family transporter, translating into MGNEKQTIDGKQTIDARDNSPPSRIDSRIETEPTSPAEQRMDLGQRSVAAPLSKIASPAVASAESASTHRPPDGWLRWMVTLIAALLLIGTLYVASELWVPLVIAALAYLSLRPIQAKLCRTGMPQALASGLLIAALFSTLALIVSLLYSPAQRWIDMAPESLATIQDKFRTIAEPLTTIDRADETLDEATMPLDTDSPRLTVEYEKPSLIDETTLINHTGKWLAFVAAVAVLTFFMLSTGDDLLNRLLGILPRQSARAEVLEKISDIQLSVGRYLAQITCINIALGIAVTVVMWFAGMPTPLLWGVLATLCNFVPYVGPLAATAVVFLAAAGTFETIGQAALTALLFWLTTAIEGQFVTPAILGKTLRVGPVVVLTAVAFWGFLWGLPGVFLAVPLLIVQRKVFASFDATYPFAVVLGETPRDCHSETDCAPVQEDKTIAEVA; encoded by the coding sequence ATGGGCAATGAAAAGCAAACGATCGACGGAAAACAGACGATCGACGCCCGCGATAACTCTCCGCCTTCACGTATAGATTCGCGTATCGAAACGGAGCCGACGTCGCCGGCCGAGCAACGCATGGACCTTGGTCAACGTTCCGTTGCGGCTCCGTTGAGCAAAATCGCGTCTCCTGCTGTGGCATCCGCCGAATCCGCGTCGACCCACCGTCCGCCCGACGGATGGCTGCGCTGGATGGTGACGCTGATTGCCGCGTTGCTGCTGATCGGCACCTTGTACGTAGCCAGCGAGTTGTGGGTGCCCCTTGTGATCGCCGCGCTCGCCTATCTTTCGTTGCGTCCCATCCAAGCCAAACTATGTCGTACCGGAATGCCGCAGGCGTTGGCCAGCGGGTTGTTAATCGCCGCGTTGTTTTCGACTCTCGCCTTGATCGTCAGCCTGCTGTACTCGCCGGCGCAGCGTTGGATCGATATGGCACCGGAAAGTCTGGCGACCATTCAGGACAAGTTTCGAACGATCGCCGAACCGCTGACCACGATCGATCGCGCCGACGAAACGCTCGACGAAGCGACGATGCCGCTTGACACCGATTCGCCCCGGCTGACCGTGGAGTACGAGAAGCCTTCTTTGATCGACGAGACCACGCTGATCAACCACACCGGCAAATGGCTGGCCTTTGTCGCCGCAGTCGCTGTGCTGACATTCTTTATGTTGTCGACCGGTGACGACTTATTGAATCGCTTGCTCGGGATCCTGCCTCGGCAGAGCGCTCGAGCCGAGGTGTTGGAGAAGATCAGCGATATCCAACTCAGCGTCGGACGCTATCTCGCCCAGATCACCTGCATCAACATCGCCTTGGGGATCGCCGTGACTGTGGTGATGTGGTTCGCCGGGATGCCGACGCCGCTATTGTGGGGCGTACTGGCGACGCTGTGTAACTTTGTGCCCTACGTTGGTCCTTTAGCAGCCACGGCGGTTGTCTTTCTAGCAGCGGCAGGCACCTTCGAAACCATCGGACAGGCCGCGTTAACGGCGTTGCTGTTTTGGTTGACCACTGCCATCGAGGGCCAATTTGTCACACCCGCCATTCTCGGCAAAACGTTGCGTGTCGGCCCCGTAGTAGTACTGACTGCCGTGGCCTTCTGGGGCTTTTTGTGGGGACTGCCCGGTGTGTTTCTAGCCGTCCCGCTGTTGATCGTACAACGAAAGGTCTTCGCCAGCTTTGACGCCACCTATCCCTTCGCAGTCGTCCTCGGTGAAACGCCGCGTGACTGCCACAGCGAGACCGATTGCGCTCCGGTTCAAGAAGACAAGACCATCGCCGAAGTCGCCTAA
- a CDS encoding DUF1569 domain-containing protein, producing the protein MGNQAERRELTFQNLDEVVAEVERLAAGEVRTTGKHNFGQILNHLALAHDVSSGRIHAPPPPFFMRAMMPLIRRMVISTKPLKPGVKLPASGEAYFWPDKEFDIAAEVEHLKNSVEYYKTHGPLAKHPFFGKLSAEEADQLNCRHAALHLSFVHPVLSQ; encoded by the coding sequence ATGGGTAACCAAGCGGAACGCCGAGAACTGACTTTTCAGAATCTGGATGAAGTGGTTGCGGAGGTGGAGCGGCTGGCTGCGGGCGAGGTGCGGACGACTGGCAAGCACAATTTCGGGCAGATTCTGAACCATTTAGCGCTGGCTCATGATGTTTCCTCGGGCCGCATCCACGCCCCGCCGCCTCCGTTCTTTATGCGAGCCATGATGCCGCTGATTCGCCGCATGGTGATCAGCACAAAACCGTTGAAACCAGGCGTTAAGTTGCCGGCTTCGGGCGAGGCGTACTTTTGGCCGGACAAAGAGTTTGACATCGCGGCGGAAGTCGAGCACTTGAAGAATTCCGTCGAGTATTACAAGACGCACGGGCCGCTGGCTAAGCATCCGTTTTTCGGCAAACTGTCCGCCGAGGAAGCCGACCAGTTGAACTGCCGCCACGCGGCCCTGCATCTCAGCTTTGTGCACCCGGTTTTAAGCCAATAG
- a CDS encoding DUF4198 domain-containing protein has product MNRFFILGLTAMTCLGIAATAHAHYLWVSVDREPEHSAGSNIYFEEAPRPGDGSYLDHFLRKSDVWIRTIEQPAPDPVRAEEVQAGEHRWMRVASPAADEYSVDAYGKFGVYQYGQTKVLLHYYARNLSVVSHDAMHELGRAEQMDLDLVPHDVGNRFEFTLLWKGKPVADRMVFVRGPKGFRQNIKTDASGKIALERPASGGLTLRSSVEFDTPGEEHGEAYERVRHNITMVIPSQD; this is encoded by the coding sequence GTGAATCGTTTCTTTATCCTTGGCTTAACTGCAATGACCTGCCTGGGCATCGCCGCGACCGCCCACGCGCACTACCTCTGGGTTTCCGTCGATCGAGAGCCTGAGCACAGCGCCGGATCGAACATCTATTTTGAAGAAGCCCCCCGCCCTGGCGACGGTTCCTATCTGGACCACTTTTTGCGCAAAAGCGACGTCTGGATTCGAACCATCGAACAACCCGCGCCCGATCCCGTCCGCGCCGAGGAGGTGCAAGCCGGGGAGCATCGCTGGATGCGAGTTGCGTCTCCGGCGGCCGATGAATATAGCGTCGACGCCTACGGCAAATTTGGCGTCTATCAATATGGACAAACCAAAGTGCTCCTGCATTACTACGCGCGGAACCTGTCGGTTGTTTCTCACGACGCGATGCACGAGCTGGGACGCGCCGAACAAATGGACCTCGATCTGGTGCCGCACGACGTCGGAAACCGCTTCGAATTCACGCTGCTCTGGAAAGGCAAGCCAGTTGCCGATCGGATGGTGTTCGTCCGCGGGCCAAAAGGCTTTCGCCAGAATATAAAGACCGACGCAAGCGGCAAAATTGCACTGGAACGGCCCGCGTCCGGCGGACTGACGTTGCGCAGCAGCGTGGAGTTCGACACGCCCGGCGAGGAACATGGTGAAGCCTACGAGCGGGTCCGGCACAACATTACGATGGTCATACCGTCGCAGGATTAA
- a CDS encoding prenyltransferase/squalene oxidase repeat-containing protein, protein MSTPQVAPFRLLSLVCLFAVSAVLPLGQSSTVRAQQPSEVSADAQRLQSVMQGIDYLRNRGQAHDGSFSGQTGSAVTALCVSAILQNRPKAINDPVVVKALAFVEQNVREDGGIYAKGSKHRNYETCVAVQAFKDANQDGRYDEILTAADKFLRGLQWDEGEGVESSDTAYGGAGYGNHNRPDLSNTAFMIEALKELGAEADDPAIQKALVFVSRTQNLESPANDTPFAALVNDGGFYYTPAAGGQSQANQTANGGLRSYGSMTYAGLKSMIYAGVDQQDPRVQAAMKFIRDNYTLETNPGMGAAGLYYYYHTFAKALAAADVQTLQDAEGNSHDWRKELTAILAENQRDDGSWINAENERWMESDSNLVTAYALLALAHCK, encoded by the coding sequence ATGTCCACGCCCCAAGTCGCGCCGTTTCGCTTGTTATCGCTCGTTTGTCTGTTCGCGGTTTCCGCAGTATTACCGCTGGGTCAGTCCAGCACGGTGCGCGCCCAACAGCCCTCTGAGGTGTCTGCCGATGCCCAGCGTCTGCAAAGCGTGATGCAGGGCATCGATTATCTGCGAAACCGTGGACAAGCCCACGATGGCTCCTTTAGTGGACAGACCGGTTCCGCCGTCACCGCTTTGTGTGTCTCAGCGATCCTGCAAAATCGGCCGAAAGCGATTAACGACCCCGTGGTGGTCAAGGCGCTGGCCTTCGTCGAGCAGAACGTGCGGGAAGATGGTGGGATCTACGCCAAGGGATCCAAGCACCGCAACTATGAAACCTGTGTTGCGGTCCAGGCCTTCAAAGACGCCAACCAAGACGGACGCTACGACGAGATCCTGACGGCCGCCGATAAATTCCTCCGCGGTCTGCAATGGGACGAAGGCGAAGGCGTCGAATCCTCGGACACCGCTTACGGCGGTGCGGGTTACGGCAACCACAACCGTCCGGACTTGTCCAATACGGCCTTCATGATCGAAGCACTCAAGGAATTGGGTGCCGAAGCGGACGACCCGGCGATCCAAAAAGCGTTGGTATTTGTCAGCCGTACGCAGAACTTGGAAAGCCCTGCCAACGACACTCCCTTCGCAGCTTTGGTCAATGATGGCGGATTCTACTACACGCCCGCTGCCGGCGGTCAAAGCCAGGCCAATCAGACGGCCAATGGTGGACTCCGCAGCTATGGTTCGATGACCTACGCCGGTTTGAAAAGCATGATCTATGCCGGCGTCGACCAGCAAGACCCACGCGTGCAAGCCGCGATGAAGTTCATCCGCGATAACTACACGCTAGAAACCAACCCGGGCATGGGCGCTGCGGGTCTGTACTACTATTACCACACGTTTGCCAAAGCCCTTGCGGCCGCTGATGTGCAGACGCTCCAAGACGCCGAAGGAAATTCCCATGATTGGCGAAAGGAACTAACGGCAATCCTCGCCGAAAACCAACGCGATGACGGTTCCTGGATCAACGCGGAAAACGAACGCTGGATGGAAAGCGATTCCAACCTGGTGACGGCCTACGCCCTGTTAGCCCTGGCCCACTGCAAATAG
- a CDS encoding diguanylate cyclase domain-containing protein — protein sequence MKTNIEIPKYTGCSNRNGYAFPKAMEAKLRPAAPNYAELRRKNYHLEQQIEALKRQLAVDPLTGVLNRPTFDEVLDQEWQRAVSDAVPLACVMLDIDYFKKINDTHGHAVGDHVIQAVANLLQKLGHRENHVARVGGEEFCILLPSTQESEASEWAETVRAAIASLEIPSSIKPFAVTASFGVAEHRQTMNEARRLVDAADQSLLVAKQQGRNRVVQFTSVVGSQDAAEASLFHRLTARDVMTPLLASLRPQQTLMEAANMLLLLRLDSLPVLDDDGAFVGLIGEEDLTAHSLSADGWNKRVCDIMGDTLSSFDECDPASTVCSFLSRLSIRRVVVISDGLPTGIVSRAGLIRWFSNHLVQTSSANTCQADAIGKDLEAQMAATLTLLQNQVQLLQDEHTLEGDERGDYHVGAISRIQELSVAALNLSSIQYARDLAPGMARLSELTA from the coding sequence ATGAAAACGAACATTGAGATCCCCAAATACACCGGATGTAGTAATCGTAATGGATACGCCTTCCCCAAGGCGATGGAAGCCAAGCTGCGACCGGCGGCGCCGAATTACGCTGAATTGCGCCGCAAGAATTATCATCTCGAACAGCAAATAGAAGCTCTCAAACGTCAGCTCGCCGTGGATCCGTTGACGGGCGTCCTGAATCGCCCCACGTTTGATGAAGTGCTCGACCAAGAGTGGCAGCGGGCTGTGAGCGACGCGGTTCCATTGGCCTGCGTGATGTTGGACATCGACTATTTCAAAAAGATCAATGATACGCATGGACACGCCGTCGGCGATCATGTGATTCAAGCGGTGGCAAACTTACTGCAAAAACTGGGACACCGGGAAAACCATGTGGCCCGCGTCGGTGGCGAAGAATTCTGTATCCTGCTGCCCAGTACGCAGGAAAGCGAAGCGTCGGAATGGGCCGAAACTGTTCGCGCAGCCATCGCGTCGCTTGAAATTCCGTCGTCCATAAAACCATTTGCGGTTACTGCCAGTTTCGGGGTTGCCGAACATCGGCAGACAATGAACGAAGCCCGCAGGCTCGTCGACGCAGCCGACCAATCGCTATTGGTTGCCAAGCAGCAGGGCCGCAACCGTGTGGTGCAATTCACTTCGGTTGTGGGATCGCAAGATGCCGCCGAAGCATCGCTGTTCCATCGCTTGACTGCAAGAGATGTGATGACTCCGCTGCTGGCGTCGCTGCGGCCTCAACAAACCCTGATGGAAGCGGCCAACATGCTACTCCTGCTCCGCCTTGACTCACTGCCCGTGCTGGACGACGACGGCGCTTTTGTGGGGCTGATCGGCGAAGAGGATTTGACCGCTCATTCGCTCTCCGCCGATGGCTGGAACAAACGCGTTTGCGACATCATGGGGGACACGCTATCAAGTTTCGACGAATGTGATCCGGCAAGTACGGTCTGTTCATTCCTCAGCCGGCTATCGATACGAAGAGTGGTGGTGATCAGCGACGGCCTACCGACAGGTATCGTCAGCCGCGCGGGACTGATCCGTTGGTTTTCCAACCATCTGGTCCAAACCTCGAGTGCGAACACGTGTCAGGCGGACGCGATTGGCAAGGACCTGGAGGCCCAAATGGCAGCCACGCTAACTTTGCTGCAAAATCAGGTGCAACTATTGCAAGACGAGCACACGCTCGAGGGCGATGAACGCGGCGACTATCACGTCGGTGCCATTTCCAGGATCCAAGAACTTAGTGTCGCTGCACTCAACTTATCCAGCATCCAATACGCTCGCGATCTTGCTCCTGGCATGGCGCGACTAAGTGAGTTGACAGCCTAG
- a CDS encoding adenosylmethionine--8-amino-7-oxononanoate transaminase — translation MSKPTLPSSASSMPNWQRDAQDHLWMPYCQMKTASSPLPVVATQGMHLILDDGRRLIDGMGSWWTACHGYNHPHIAAAVTQQLSVMPHVMMGGIQHPQAALLATRLAALLPGDLQHVFFCDSGSVAVEVAMKMAVQFYLNRGCGNRHRFVSFRNAYHGDTTGAMSLCDPVTSMHAHFKGFLLEQYPQALPHTEEDFAVFEAFVREHSDSLAGIVIEPLIQGAGGMKFHQLNTLRGLREVCDRHDVLFIADEIATGFGRTGSMFACQAADVVPDIICLGKALTGGTMSFAATAATNRVFEAFYDDNASHALMHGPTFMGNPLACAAANASLDLFESEPRLQQARALESLLQQELQPCAALDSVVEVRARGAVGVVQVKTLDRIPQIIAAGVQRGIWIRPFKDMVYVTPPLNMPHDIARQLCCTIVDVLSDWDADRLPTEASL, via the coding sequence ATGAGCAAGCCTACGCTGCCCTCGTCTGCCTCGTCGATGCCGAACTGGCAACGTGACGCTCAAGACCATCTGTGGATGCCCTATTGTCAGATGAAAACCGCGTCGTCGCCGCTGCCTGTGGTGGCGACCCAAGGCATGCACCTGATCCTCGACGACGGCCGCCGTTTGATCGATGGCATGGGCTCCTGGTGGACCGCTTGTCACGGCTATAACCATCCGCACATTGCCGCCGCAGTGACACAGCAGTTATCCGTAATGCCACACGTGATGATGGGTGGCATCCAGCATCCGCAAGCTGCATTGTTGGCCACCCGGCTGGCCGCTTTGCTGCCGGGTGACCTGCAACACGTTTTCTTCTGCGACTCCGGTTCCGTAGCCGTCGAAGTCGCCATGAAGATGGCCGTGCAGTTCTATCTCAATCGTGGCTGCGGCAACCGGCATCGCTTCGTCAGCTTCCGCAACGCCTATCATGGCGACACCACTGGCGCGATGTCACTGTGTGATCCGGTCACCAGCATGCACGCGCACTTCAAGGGCTTCTTATTGGAGCAATATCCGCAAGCTCTGCCGCACACCGAGGAAGACTTCGCAGTCTTCGAAGCGTTTGTGCGAGAACATTCCGATTCGCTGGCCGGAATTGTGATCGAGCCGTTGATCCAAGGCGCCGGCGGCATGAAATTCCACCAACTGAATACGCTGCGGGGCCTCCGCGAAGTCTGCGACCGGCATGACGTACTGTTCATCGCCGATGAAATTGCCACTGGGTTTGGTCGCACGGGATCGATGTTCGCATGCCAAGCTGCCGACGTGGTGCCGGATATTATCTGTCTGGGCAAAGCGCTCACCGGTGGAACCATGTCCTTTGCAGCCACGGCGGCGACGAATCGCGTCTTCGAAGCTTTTTATGACGACAACGCCAGCCACGCCCTGATGCATGGTCCCACGTTCATGGGCAACCCTCTGGCCTGCGCAGCCGCCAATGCGTCGCTGGACCTGTTTGAATCCGAACCACGTCTGCAACAGGCTCGGGCCCTGGAATCGTTGCTGCAGCAGGAACTACAGCCTTGTGCGGCCCTGGATTCGGTGGTCGAGGTCCGCGCTCGCGGAGCGGTAGGCGTGGTACAGGTAAAAACGCTGGACCGCATCCCGCAGATCATTGCCGCCGGGGTGCAGCGAGGCATTTGGATTCGCCCCTTTAAGGACATGGTTTACGTCACCCCGCCGTTAAATATGCCACACGACATCGCCAGACAGTTATGCTGCACCATTGTGGATGTGCTCTCCGACTGGGACGCGGACCGTCTGCCAACCGAAGCTTCTCTATAA
- a CDS encoding FMN-dependent NADH-azoreductase encodes MPHLLHIDSSPRSDRSHTRRLTAEFVQRWQNCHSGGTVAYRDIGKNPLPHVTEEWIAAAFTSPSKRSKAMQAALQLSDDLVDELLRADVIVAGIPFYNFGMPSGFKAYVDQIVRVGRTFLFDPKNEESPYTPLLQGKRMIAVVSRGDGGYGPGGRNEKHNHLDPHLRTVFRFIGINDLEIVAAENDEYGGSELLTTIEIARKRLRELATEEPPGKHGVLASSSKKTSCFA; translated from the coding sequence ATGCCTCACCTACTTCACATCGATTCGAGCCCCCGTAGTGACCGGTCTCACACACGTCGGCTGACAGCCGAATTTGTGCAACGTTGGCAGAACTGTCATTCAGGCGGCACAGTGGCGTATCGTGATATCGGGAAAAACCCGTTGCCTCACGTCACAGAAGAATGGATTGCAGCAGCGTTCACGTCACCAAGCAAACGCAGCAAGGCAATGCAGGCTGCCTTGCAATTGAGCGACGATCTAGTGGACGAGCTATTGCGGGCGGATGTCATTGTTGCTGGAATTCCCTTCTATAATTTCGGAATGCCAAGTGGCTTCAAAGCCTACGTAGATCAAATTGTCCGTGTGGGCCGGACTTTCTTGTTCGATCCCAAGAATGAAGAATCACCCTACACCCCCCTCCTTCAAGGCAAACGAATGATTGCGGTCGTCTCTCGTGGAGACGGTGGTTATGGTCCCGGCGGTCGAAACGAGAAACACAATCATCTTGATCCGCACCTGCGGACGGTGTTCCGTTTCATTGGTATAAACGACTTAGAGATTGTTGCCGCCGAGAACGATGAATATGGTGGCTCCGAGTTGCTTACCACTATCGAGATAGCTCGTAAAAGGCTTCGGGAGCTCGCGACCGAAGAACCACCGGGGAAGCACGGTGTCCTAGCCTCGTCTTCTAAAAAAACGAGTTGTTTCGCATGA
- a CDS encoding sulfatase family protein, translating into MKFHIAALGLLLVGGFTTAVSAAGPNIVLIYTDDQGFGDVSAINEAAKFNTPNLDRLATEGIAFTHAHSADSVCTPSRYGLLTGRYPWRTHLKRGVFGAERECLIAPERLTLASLLKQNGYHTAMVGKWHLGMDFPGTPDNRDWSQPVRDMPLDRGFDYFYGVPASLNFGVLAWFEGRHAKVPPTLYTQKKPNRRHVDYRIRPPYESRQDRKKGAMEVAPDFIDNQCLTRFTDKAIEWMQTKVEDAQNGTPFFLYLPFTSPHYPVCPLPEFHGQGQAGAYGEFVIETDHHVGRILHFLQQQGLDENTLVIFTSDNGPEKSWTQRIEKFQHDSRGGFREGKRSVYEGGHRVPFMVRWPAGIKAPGRRWNQPVGQTDVLATVAELLGSDLPDAAGEDSQSFAAVLRNELNDYQRLPLITHGNGAGQFRYAITEGEWKLVLRDHKRPAELYQLSDDPGETTNLAAQHPQVVTALTEKINAIVTRGRTTPGKPQANDTDYWEDLHWISPEQYQSMLQH; encoded by the coding sequence ATGAAATTTCATATCGCTGCGCTGGGGTTGCTGCTCGTCGGCGGGTTTACGACCGCCGTCTCGGCCGCGGGTCCGAACATCGTGTTGATCTACACCGACGATCAAGGCTTTGGAGACGTCTCGGCAATCAACGAAGCGGCAAAGTTTAATACGCCGAATCTGGATCGCCTGGCCACCGAGGGCATCGCCTTCACCCATGCACACAGTGCGGATTCCGTTTGCACGCCGTCACGCTACGGCTTATTAACCGGCCGGTATCCGTGGCGAACCCATCTCAAACGCGGCGTATTCGGGGCCGAACGCGAATGTTTGATCGCCCCCGAACGGCTGACGCTGGCCTCGCTGCTGAAGCAAAACGGGTACCACACCGCGATGGTCGGCAAATGGCATTTGGGTATGGACTTTCCCGGCACTCCCGACAACCGCGACTGGTCACAGCCCGTGCGGGACATGCCGCTCGATCGAGGTTTTGACTATTTCTACGGGGTACCGGCGTCGTTAAATTTTGGCGTCCTGGCATGGTTCGAAGGACGTCATGCCAAAGTTCCGCCGACGCTTTACACGCAAAAGAAACCCAATCGGCGTCACGTCGACTATCGCATCAGGCCGCCTTACGAAAGCCGACAGGATCGCAAGAAAGGGGCCATGGAAGTGGCGCCGGATTTCATCGACAACCAATGCTTGACGCGTTTCACCGACAAAGCCATCGAGTGGATGCAGACCAAGGTCGAGGATGCCCAAAACGGGACTCCTTTCTTTCTCTATCTTCCTTTCACCTCGCCCCACTATCCTGTTTGTCCCCTGCCCGAATTCCATGGTCAAGGCCAGGCCGGGGCGTATGGTGAGTTCGTGATTGAAACGGATCATCACGTCGGTCGGATTTTGCACTTCCTGCAACAGCAGGGGCTGGACGAAAACACCTTGGTTATTTTCACCAGTGACAATGGCCCTGAAAAATCGTGGACACAGCGGATTGAAAAATTTCAACACGACAGTCGCGGCGGCTTCCGAGAAGGCAAGCGATCGGTTTATGAAGGCGGCCATCGCGTCCCCTTTATGGTCCGTTGGCCGGCGGGTATCAAAGCACCGGGCCGCCGCTGGAACCAACCCGTTGGGCAAACCGACGTGCTGGCCACCGTTGCCGAACTGCTGGGCAGTGACCTTCCCGACGCTGCCGGTGAAGACAGCCAGTCTTTCGCAGCGGTACTGCGCAACGAGTTAAATGATTATCAGCGTCTGCCGCTGATCACGCACGGCAACGGAGCCGGACAGTTTCGCTATGCGATCACCGAGGGCGAATGGAAACTGGTGCTCCGCGATCACAAACGTCCCGCTGAACTCTATCAGCTCTCGGACGATCCCGGCGAAACCACCAATTTGGCAGCGCAACATCCTCAGGTCGTGACCGCGTTAACCGAGAAAATCAATGCCATCGTAACCCGCGGTCGTACCACTCCCGGTAAACCGCAGGCCAACGACACAGACTACTGGGAAGACCTGCACTGGATATCGCCCGAGCAGTACCAATCCATGCTGCAGCATTGA
- a CDS encoding type II toxin-antitoxin system RelE/ParE family toxin, with translation MTTTDDQAIRWQDAIYTELEALAQLPERCSLALENGNHVQELRQLLVGLSNQRSYRAIFTIVDREVHVLTVQRCHSVSLVRPTRACF, from the coding sequence TTGACAACGACAGATGATCAAGCCATCCGGTGGCAGGACGCGATCTACACTGAGCTGGAAGCATTGGCTCAACTGCCGGAACGGTGTTCGCTGGCGTTGGAAAACGGCAATCATGTCCAAGAACTACGGCAGCTACTAGTGGGGCTTAGCAACCAGCGAAGCTATCGAGCCATCTTCACAATCGTCGATCGCGAAGTGCATGTGTTGACGGTGCAACGCTGTCATTCGGTGAGTCTCGTCCGCCCCACACGAGCGTGCTTCTGA
- a CDS encoding endonuclease/exonuclease/phosphatase family protein — protein MAIGYVISWILLTLIMMLVGGTLLNLSSYPHWFIRGWDFPRVQIIAIAWIVVVLYGVLRYVAGPSSVLPTWPFLVLAVGLTAWHSFLIYPYTPLMSKQAANTPARLMQPVGEDPSAIRTVMTNVEMENDQYETWMQTMRAADPDLLLVVEVDEKWIREIKSFTDKYPYQVIEPRDNWYGMMLLSRLPIEEHRILHLVQDDVPSIDARIRMDDGTLLRFVGVHPRPPEPIRDNDAKARDAELTLWGTELAEDDGPIIIGGDLNDVAWSQTTRLFLRTSGLLDPRRGRGFFNTFHADHWYMRFPLDHIFHSPHFTISNIERMGFVGSDHFPMLIDLRYTPTKAPQQEPMEEKPEDEEEVEMRIDRAIEDQDLQGEAVDEGVRETIEDVEEEKPATKR, from the coding sequence ATGGCCATTGGCTACGTCATTTCTTGGATCTTGCTCACGCTGATCATGATGCTGGTCGGCGGCACGCTACTGAATCTGAGCAGTTATCCGCATTGGTTCATTCGCGGCTGGGATTTTCCGCGCGTGCAGATCATCGCCATTGCGTGGATTGTAGTTGTCCTATACGGAGTCCTGCGATATGTCGCCGGGCCGTCGAGCGTGCTACCGACTTGGCCCTTCTTGGTATTGGCGGTCGGGCTGACCGCTTGGCACAGTTTCTTGATCTATCCGTACACACCCTTGATGTCCAAGCAGGCGGCTAATACCCCCGCACGTCTAATGCAGCCGGTAGGCGAAGACCCGAGCGCCATCCGTACGGTGATGACCAACGTGGAAATGGAGAACGATCAGTACGAGACTTGGATGCAGACGATGCGGGCCGCCGATCCCGATCTGTTATTGGTGGTCGAAGTGGACGAGAAATGGATTCGCGAGATCAAGTCTTTTACAGACAAGTACCCTTACCAAGTCATTGAGCCACGCGACAATTGGTATGGCATGATGTTGCTGTCGCGTTTGCCCATCGAGGAGCACCGCATCCTGCACTTGGTTCAGGACGATGTGCCTTCGATTGATGCCCGCATTCGCATGGATGACGGCACGCTGCTGCGGTTTGTGGGCGTCCATCCACGGCCGCCCGAACCGATTCGCGACAACGATGCCAAGGCTCGCGATGCGGAACTTACGCTTTGGGGCACGGAACTGGCCGAAGACGATGGACCGATCATCATCGGCGGCGATTTGAACGACGTCGCTTGGTCACAAACCACTCGTCTATTCCTGCGGACCAGCGGGTTGTTGGACCCACGACGTGGCCGTGGATTTTTTAACACCTTCCACGCCGACCACTGGTATATGCGGTTTCCGCTGGACCATATTTTTCATTCCCCGCACTTCACGATCAGCAATATCGAACGTATGGGATTTGTCGGCTCGGACCACTTCCCCATGCTGATTGACCTTCGTTACACGCCCACCAAGGCTCCGCAACAGGAGCCTATGGAGGAAAAGCCGGAGGACGAAGAAGAAGTCGAAATGCGCATCGATCGCGCCATCGAGGATCAAGACCTACAAGGCGAAGCCGTCGATGAAGGCGTCCGCGAGACGATCGAGGATGTCGAGGAAGAAAAACCGGCGACGAAACGCTGA